AACAGGTTTAACAACAAACTTTTCTGCAACACTACCAAATATCACAAGAAGGAGTCCATGGGAGGTACTGTacacttaaaaataaaaaacgaccACAATGGTTCATGTACAGGATATCCAACTGAAAAGCACCGAATCAATCATATTTACatgaatatactgtacatacaaatGTGTGTATAAGCATGTAAGGGTCCATGAAtgtatagctagctacctgtGGTGCAAAcgtagcaacaacaacaaaaacatgtgAGTACTACAATTTCAATAtcacaaaataaaatgttttggcTACATGAGCTGGCTGAAAAATAAGGAaatgttatataatatatataactaGACTGGCAAAAAAAATTGACAAATATTTGAAGTCCAATGATCGAGAGGAATTGACAAAAACTTTCAGTCAATCTAaatcagtggttctcaactggttttgcctcGGGGACCCAAATTGAACCAAGTAGTCTGTCGCGACCCAATATTCGCATCACGAAAAACAAATCGCCAAAATGCAATCCGGAAAACTTTTGAATGCTATATTGATAGtaaatggcggcaggtagcttagtgggtaagagcgttgtgccagtaaccgaaaggtcgctggttctaatccccgggccgactaggtgaaaaatctgtcgatgtgcccttaagcaaggcacttaaccctaattgctcctgtaagtcgctctggataagagcgtctgctaaatgacaaatgtaaaatgtagcaattatatgacaagggaacaacatTCCCACCTCTTTCATTGTCAATAATTAAATGTTGCCCATATTATTGATGTTAATAAACTCACTGGTGtgagaccacaaaatcaaccaaaATAGTGCTGCTAATAGCTCTATATTGAAAATACTGTGATTGAAGAGATACATTTTTTATAATTGTAAgttcattatcatttctacacactttctacctggtttaagtcataataataataataatataataataaagtCATCTAAGTTTAGACTAGTATTTCTTCATACAACATTTCTACTCAGACAACCTCCCATGACCCAAATTTGGGTCGCGACCCACCAGTTGAGAATCGCTTATCTAAATAACAGATTTGAGATACTGATTTTAATGCGAAAGTATaaacaaaataaattaaaatatatattttccctgtgtaaCAACCAGCTCTCTAGGGTTCCCTTAGGTTTGACTGGAAAGATTTGAAAAAGAGAGCATTTGGGCTATGGAACAGAGTTGCACTTGGTGGAGTTTGATAGTCTGTCTGCCCCCTCTTGGCTGGGGGTGGTATTGGCAGGGGTGGTTTTGGCAGGGGTGGTATTGGCAGTGGCAGCTCCCTCTTCTTTGGGCTGCTTGCTGGCGAACTCAACAATGCTGAAGACAAACTGCATGCAGCCCAGTTTGATGTAGCTGCCGTGGTGGAGCAGCGCTGTGCCCTCCCAGCCGGCCCCGCTGCCACCGATCAGGCTGGAACTGCTAGCCTTGCAATTACAGGAGAGCCTGGGTCCTCCCTGGGGCTGGCTGCTCATCACTCCCCCTGATGGCATCAGACCAGTCCTGGGGCCTGGCCCAGCCTCAGCcccctcctcctgctctctcATCTTACAGCGGCCTGAAGAAAGAGGGCACCATCACTCACAAGTCTCCTACAGACACACAGGGCTGGCCAAaccacacacaccccacctcTACAGGTTTAAGGTGATGGGGCATAACATACACCCACCTGCATGTTGCACACAGGAGAGACATGGGGTTTCAAACTCAGCTAAattgctagtgtgtgtgtgtacacatatgCTGTGTGTTACTTACGGACAATGCCCTGCACTTTGGACACCAGGCCATTAGCCGGGCTAGGGGAGGCCTTTTCAGAGAAGTCACAGGAGTAGAGCACGTTGTCCACCGTGGTCCCATGCTCACTGTAGTTGAGCAGCTCGTAGTGCTTGGTGTTCTACACACAGGTACAAGATAACCATCAGTCATGTTGTCTGTAGTGCTACTGTTAATTCAAATAGTGCTCACTGCTCAGGTCATAGCAATGGGAAAAATAATTTTTGTTCGGCAAGCTTTCAGTGTCTCAAACAGGATAGACAACCTACCCCGTCGTAAAAGATGCAGGCGTGTTTTCCAGATACATAATTACAATGCCCATAGTTTGTAAGGCACACATCCATGTCAGCACCTACACAGGGTTGTCAGAGAGAAAGACTGATGAGACTTTGTTCCATGTTGAGTAAAGATCACAGTATTTCATAACACAGCATGGGCGGTCCTTACCAGCTCCTATGTACAGGGTCCTATAAGACATGTTGATGGCTCCTCCCTTCCCCATGAGTGGATAGAACGTTGCTCTCGCCTGCACCTCcttctgttgttctgtgattgctACAGATTGTGGAGGATTACATTTTATTGTATAACATTCCTATGCCACTAAAATGAAACTGCCAGACGGGGGGGGGTCTTACCCTCTGTGCGTGGTGCGGGAGATTGAGGTTTGAGGGCGACGGTGGGAGGAGGGGTAGCGGTTAGACAGCTGCCTTGGGGGGTTGGGGCCACTTTGGGGGGGAACAGCTGCTGTATCCTCTGCCAGGCCAGGAGTTTGACTAACTCCTCATCCAGGTTACTCACCTCGATCTCTGTATGAACAAAAACATCAACAAGTTTCAACGTCATCATAGACTTCACTTGAAACAATCCTGTATCTCAGCTATTATCTGACAGCAGCATTACAGGCCATTTAATCAGCATGGCCGAAACATTAATGCACTGTTGCAACTTTTTATAAAGTACACATTTTTAAACTGGACAGCAAGAGATGCTCATCACCTAGGCCTAATTATGAACAGTGGTACTGTTAGAATGGGGTTGAGGTAGCTACTTACCCCCATCCCCTTCCATCATGGCCTTCATGCCTCCAGACAGGTCTgctatggaggaggaggagatggagctgGGTAACATAGAGCTGCCCTTTAGATCTGGCCCTGGGGAGAAACCGTGAGGTGTGGTGGTGGGCTGTCTTGCTGTGCTGGAGTCTTTGACGGCTCTGGGTGGGGTGAAGACATGGACACCCGGGGTGGGGCTTGGGCAGAGCGTCAGCTCACTGCAGCAGCTCAGAGGGGTGGCCTGAGCCCCTGCCTTGCCTGGAGGAGTCCCGTGGGCCTGGCTCTTGACGTCCTGCCCTGTAGCTGCACACGTCGAAGGGGGACAGCCTTTCTGAGTGCAAGACTCCAGGGGGCTGCCCCTCTCCGTTTTAACCACAACCCCTCTTCTCAGGTGGTTGGGTAGCCCCAGAGCAGAGGTTGGGAGTGAGGCTGGAGGGGTGAGTATGTGCAGCTGgagctctgtctgtctgcatgcatCTGAGGCAGCGTCACACACTACCGGCCCGTTGGCTTGTACAGGCTGTTCCGTTAGGGGCCCGTTGACTTTCCTGCACGTCAGACAGTTCTGACATGGCCTCACCGTGCAGCTGCAGCTTTCCTGGCCCTGTGAGAGTTCCTTCAGTACCGGGGCCCCCTGGGTGCCATCAGATGTATGGCAGGGCTTAGAGCAGGGGGAAGGCAGGGCAGAAGCTGTCCTTTCTGCAAGGGGCAGAGAGCTGGTCTCCTCTAGAGCAACACAGGGCTTAATGTATTTCTGTTCCTTGTCTGTCTGTTCAGAGTCCCAGTCTGACAAGGACTTCTGCTTGCCAGATAA
The DNA window shown above is from Coregonus clupeaformis isolate EN_2021a chromosome 6, ASM2061545v1, whole genome shotgun sequence and carries:
- the LOC121567756 gene encoding PHD finger protein 12-like isoform X2, which produces MLPPGDWMCHRCNVRRKKREQKTEPTNGLLERERPLSKRSPPPAAELERGTTTITTTTLRLDRLPPGVGAAGPGLRVAAVHLERLERLERPGTPTPSEEQNDAEEGVAKAEEGVAKAEEGVVAQGSEPERATTTTTPTPTPRLLKRPFQLLIAAAMERNPSQFQLPNELTCTTALPGSSKRRRKEELIMKTFRRPQHEMDPNGLVPLPVRVCFSCTRSCRMAPLVQCDYCPLLFHMDCLDPPLTAMPTGRWMCPNHMEHLVLKQRSMSLTSRCQLLDQFQDRISQHAVKVDFLRWVHRQNPPVRSGVHHKTKALKVPDAVKSQYKNPPAMLAPAGVRNGELICNGVPNQDCSPQHFTSQAEQQEWLRDVMALQCSIMRHLSGKQKSLSDWDSEQTDKEQKYIKPCVALEETSSLPLAERTASALPSPCSKPCHTSDGTQGAPVLKELSQGQESCSCTVRPCQNCLTCRKVNGPLTEQPVQANGPVVCDAASDACRQTELQLHILTPPASLPTSALGLPNHLRRGVVVKTERGSPLESCTQKGCPPSTCAATGQDVKSQAHGTPPGKAGAQATPLSCCSELTLCPSPTPGVHVFTPPRAVKDSSTARQPTTTPHGFSPGPDLKGSSMLPSSISSSSIADLSGGMKAMMEGDGEIEVSNLDEELVKLLAWQRIQQLFPPKVAPTPQGSCLTATPPPTVALKPQSPAPRTEAITEQQKEVQARATFYPLMGKGGAINMSYRTLYIGAGADMDVCLTNYGHCNYVSGKHACIFYDGNTKHYELLNYSEHGTTVDNVLYSCDFSEKASPSPANGLVSKVQGIVRRCKMREQEEGAEAGPGPRTGLMPSGGVMSSQPQGGPRLSCNCKASSSSLIGGSGAGWEGTALLHHGSYIKLGCMQFVFSIVEFASKQPKEEGAATANTTPAKTTPANTTPSQEGADRLSNSTKCNSVP
- the LOC121567756 gene encoding PHD finger protein 12-like isoform X1, with translation MWDKMETPTIVYDLDTSGGLMEQIQTLLAPPKSEDGEKRSRRSERDLRRKSRATNHDTCDSCHEGGDLLCCDHCPAAFHLQCCNPPLSEGMLPPGDWMCHRCNVRRKKREQKTEPTNGLLERERPLSKRSPPPAAELERGTTTITTTTLRLDRLPPGVGAAGPGLRVAAVHLERLERLERPGTPTPSEEQNDAEEGVAKAEEGVAKAEEGVVAQGSEPERATTTTTPTPTPRLLKRPFQLLIAAAMERNPSQFQLPNELTCTTALPGSSKRRRKEELIMKTFRRPQHEMDPNGLVPLPVRVCFSCTRSCRMAPLVQCDYCPLLFHMDCLDPPLTAMPTGRWMCPNHMEHLVLKQRSMSLTSRCQLLDQFQDRISQHAVKVDFLRWVHRQNPPVRSGVHHKTKALKVPDAVKSQYKNPPAMLAPAGVRNGELICNGVPNQDCSPQHFTSQAEQQEWLRDVMALQCSIMRHLSGKQKSLSDWDSEQTDKEQKYIKPCVALEETSSLPLAERTASALPSPCSKPCHTSDGTQGAPVLKELSQGQESCSCTVRPCQNCLTCRKVNGPLTEQPVQANGPVVCDAASDACRQTELQLHILTPPASLPTSALGLPNHLRRGVVVKTERGSPLESCTQKGCPPSTCAATGQDVKSQAHGTPPGKAGAQATPLSCCSELTLCPSPTPGVHVFTPPRAVKDSSTARQPTTTPHGFSPGPDLKGSSMLPSSISSSSIADLSGGMKAMMEGDGEIEVSNLDEELVKLLAWQRIQQLFPPKVAPTPQGSCLTATPPPTVALKPQSPAPRTEAITEQQKEVQARATFYPLMGKGGAINMSYRTLYIGAGADMDVCLTNYGHCNYVSGKHACIFYDGNTKHYELLNYSEHGTTVDNVLYSCDFSEKASPSPANGLVSKVQGIVRRCKMREQEEGAEAGPGPRTGLMPSGGVMSSQPQGGPRLSCNCKASSSSLIGGSGAGWEGTALLHHGSYIKLGCMQFVFSIVEFASKQPKEEGAATANTTPAKTTPANTTPSQEGADRLSNSTKCNSVP